Proteins from a single region of Nocardiopsis dassonvillei subsp. dassonvillei DSM 43111:
- a CDS encoding SpoIIE family protein phosphatase, with the protein MNGKRASGDGSESALAEAFSHAPEPMVLTLADGAIVHANLAFTELFGRDASDLDGGAWFDLLDGDDAQRGARAHHEALAGNRGRRSRLRLKVADKAAHLVEAELRPLPGDGPGDARAVVLLHLLSTEEADLRVIGELRTDNSDSVLWSLDPASGRLREMFGPTPLGALLAGNDRELERILERVHPDDIARVRDAISASFAGRDYEQRFRVFDRLGDERSLHVRARYVPGDPDRLVGIVDDVTEHVQLVRRLADRRRTEAEHGRLVTELSSKLVSATTVDKVMDLLSEEFLPIFGGVQAVALYVENGLLRSSPSAHAKSATSNIERIDGRRADDTDFPMGAVIQDRQPRFFESRAEIISRFPAAVELMRQVRGQAWATVPIFGDGKVALGVWQMVWDRPHHASRDERALMLTFAGLAGQALQRIKAQQAELELADALQRRMLPRQVASFPDMDIATKYLPSRADWRICGDFYDVIELPENKVGLLVGDVQGHGVEAAAAMGQIRVAFRAYATNQSDPGVVLGETNRLLTETGEIVFATCGYLVVDRESGVMQAAWAGQPPVVLATRSGYELWEPETGPPLGVLSDPEYAVTTRMLPPGTALLLCSDGLVESSEVPMGEGLARVGAALSEHHEDPEAAAHVIAEMAPAGRGDDIALLITRMIPSTEPARDRAAVATAT; encoded by the coding sequence GTGAACGGAAAACGCGCTTCAGGCGATGGTTCCGAGAGCGCTCTCGCGGAGGCGTTCTCCCACGCCCCCGAGCCCATGGTGCTCACCCTGGCCGACGGCGCGATCGTGCACGCCAACCTGGCCTTCACCGAACTCTTCGGCCGCGACGCCTCCGACCTCGACGGAGGGGCCTGGTTCGACCTCCTCGACGGTGACGACGCCCAGCGCGGCGCCCGCGCCCACCACGAGGCCCTCGCCGGGAACCGGGGTCGCCGGTCCCGCCTGCGCCTGAAGGTCGCCGACAAGGCCGCCCACCTGGTGGAGGCCGAGCTGCGCCCCCTGCCCGGGGACGGCCCGGGGGACGCCCGCGCGGTCGTCCTGCTGCACCTGCTCTCCACCGAGGAGGCCGACCTGCGCGTGATCGGCGAGCTGCGCACCGACAACTCCGACTCCGTGCTGTGGAGCCTGGACCCGGCCAGCGGACGCCTGCGCGAGATGTTCGGCCCCACCCCGCTCGGCGCGCTGCTGGCCGGGAACGACCGCGAACTCGAACGCATCCTGGAGCGCGTCCACCCCGACGACATCGCCCGCGTGCGCGACGCCATCTCCGCCTCCTTCGCCGGGCGCGACTACGAACAGCGCTTCCGCGTCTTCGACCGCCTCGGCGACGAGCGCTCCCTGCACGTGCGCGCCCGCTACGTGCCAGGCGATCCCGACCGCCTCGTGGGCATCGTCGACGACGTCACCGAGCACGTCCAGCTCGTACGCCGCCTCGCCGACCGCCGCCGCACCGAGGCCGAGCACGGCCGCCTGGTCACCGAACTGTCCTCCAAACTCGTCTCGGCCACCACCGTCGACAAGGTCATGGACCTGCTCAGCGAGGAGTTCCTGCCCATCTTCGGCGGAGTCCAGGCCGTCGCCCTCTACGTCGAGAACGGACTGCTGCGCAGCTCGCCCAGCGCACACGCCAAGAGCGCCACCAGCAACATCGAGCGCATAGACGGCCGCCGCGCCGACGACACCGACTTCCCCATGGGCGCGGTCATCCAGGACCGCCAGCCCCGCTTCTTCGAGAGCCGCGCCGAGATCATCAGCCGCTTCCCCGCCGCCGTCGAACTCATGCGCCAGGTGCGCGGCCAGGCCTGGGCCACCGTGCCCATCTTCGGCGACGGCAAGGTCGCCCTGGGCGTGTGGCAGATGGTCTGGGACCGCCCCCACCACGCCAGCCGCGACGAGCGGGCCCTCATGCTCACCTTCGCCGGACTCGCCGGGCAGGCCCTCCAACGGATCAAGGCGCAGCAGGCCGAGCTGGAGCTGGCCGACGCGCTCCAGCGCCGCATGCTGCCCCGCCAGGTGGCCAGCTTCCCGGACATGGACATCGCCACCAAGTACCTGCCCTCCCGCGCGGACTGGCGCATCTGCGGCGACTTCTACGACGTCATCGAACTCCCCGAGAACAAGGTCGGCCTCCTGGTCGGCGACGTCCAGGGGCACGGCGTCGAGGCGGCGGCCGCCATGGGCCAGATCCGCGTGGCCTTCCGCGCCTACGCCACCAACCAGTCCGACCCCGGCGTCGTCCTGGGCGAGACCAACCGCCTGCTCACCGAGACCGGCGAGATCGTCTTCGCCACCTGCGGCTACCTCGTCGTGGACCGCGAGAGCGGCGTCATGCAGGCGGCCTGGGCCGGACAGCCGCCGGTCGTCCTGGCCACCCGGAGCGGCTACGAGCTCTGGGAGCCCGAGACCGGCCCGCCGCTGGGCGTGCTCTCCGACCCCGAGTACGCCGTCACCACCCGCATGCTCCCGCCCGGCACCGCCCTGCTGCTGTGCTCCGACGGACTCGTGGAGAGCTCCGAGGTGCCCATGGGCGAGGGGCTGGCCCGGGTCGGCGCGGCGCTCTCCGAGCACCACGAGGACCCCGAGGCCGCCGCGCACGTCATCGCCGAGATGGCCCCGGCCGGGCGCGGCGACGACATCGCCCTGCTCATCACCCGCATGATCCCCTCCACCGAGCCGGCGCGGGACCGCGCCGCCGTGGCGACCGCGACCTGA